From Litoribacterium kuwaitense:
GTCTCTTAGTTGTGGAAGTGTATACAGACAGCGGCAACTGGTCAAGTTACCCACCGCACAAGCATGACCAAGACAATTTGCCAGAGGAGTCGTTTCTTGAGGAAACGTACTACCATGAAATCAACCCTCGTCAAGGCTTTGTCTTTCAGCGTGTGTATACAGATGATCGTTCGCTCGATGAAACGATGTCCGTTGAAAATAGTGATGTCGTCATCGTTCCCGTTGGTTATCATCCCGTCGGTGTTCCGGATGGCTACGAATCTTATTATTTAAACGTGATGGCTGGTCCAACGCGCAAATGGAAGTTTCATAACGACCCAGATCACGAATGGATTTTAGACCGTAAATAACAGTGGGGAGATGAAATGAGGATGAAAGTAGAATTTAAGGAAGACCGTGAGTATGACTTAATTGCGATCGGGCGTGCATGTATTGACCTCAATGCTGTTGAATACAACCGTCCAATGGAAGAAACGATGAACTTTAAAAAATATGTTGGCGGCTCTCCGGCGAATATCGCGATCGGCTCATCAAAGCTTGGCTTAAAGGCAGGTTTTATCGGAAAGCTTGCTGACGATCAGCACGGCCGTTATATCGAGCAATACATGCGCGAAGTCGGCGTGGACACGTCGAATATGCCGATCGACAAAGAAGGACATAAAACAGGGCTGACTTTTACCGAAATTAAAAGCCCAGAAGAATGCAGCATTTTAATGTATCGTGACGAGGTTGCTGATTTATATTTACAGCCGACTGAAGTGGATGAGGCGTATATTAAGCAGGCAAAGGTTTTGCTCGTTTCAGGTACAGGATTGGCGATGAGCCCTTCGCGTGAAGCCGTATTAAAAGCCATCCAACTGGCAAAGAAAAATGAAGTCAAAGTCATTTTTGAGTTAGACTACCGTCCTTATACTTGGGTATCCCCTGAAGAAACATCTGTCTATTATTCATTGGTTGCCGAACAGGCAGATGTTGTTGTCGGTACACGCGATGAATTTGATGTGCTAGAGAACGTAAAAGATGGAAACAACGACAAAACCGTTACTCAGCTTTTCCAACATTCTCCTGAACTCATTGTCATTAAGCATGGCGTCGATGGTTCATACGCGTATGTGAATACAGGTGAAACGTTTAGAGGACATGCGTATAAGACGCAAGTGTTAAAAACCTTTGGAGCCGGTGATTCGTATGCATCTGCATTCATTTACGCATTAATCAATGGACAGGACATTGAAACGGCTTTGAAATACGGTAGTGCATCGGCGGCGATTGTTGTAAGTAAACATAGCTCTTCTGATGCGATGCCGACCGTTGCTGAAATCGAGCAGCTTATTTCTGAACGATCTTGAAAATAATCAATTAGTCAGAGGTGAAATCAATGGGTACGGTTCGTTTAACGACGTCACAAGCTTTAGTCCGTTTTTTAAACCAGCAATACATTCATGTGGATGGTGAAGAATTTCCTTTTGTAGCAGGTGTCTTTAACATTTTTGGGCATGGAAATGTGTTAGGTGTTGGACAAGCACTTGAACAAGATGCTGGGCATTTAAAGGTGATTCAAGGAAAAAATGAACAAGGGATGGCTCATGCGGCAATCGCGTACAGTAAGCAAATGCTCAGACAAAGAATTTACGCGGTGACAACATCGATTGGCCCTGGGGCAGCGAACTTGGCAGCAGCTGCCGGGACTGCGTTAGCGAATCACATTCCTGTTCTATTTCTTCCAGGTGACACTTTTGCTACAAGACAGCCAGATCCCGTTTTACAACAAGTTGAACAAGAATACAGTGCAGCAGTGACGACGAACGATGCGCTCAAGCCGTTATCCCGGTATTGGGATCGCATCACCCGTCCTGAGCAATTAATGTCGAGCTTGCTTCGTGCTTTTGAAGTAATGACAGATCCAGCCAAAGCAGGACCGGCAACAATCTGTCTGTCGCAAGATGTCGAGGGCGAGGCGTACGATTATGACGAAAGCTTTTTTCAAAAGCGTGTGCATTACCTCGACCGCAAGGCACCTGTTCAGCGTGAGTTAACTGGAGCAGCGGAGCGGATTAGAGAAAGCAAAAAGCCTGTGATTGTCGTAGGTGGGGGGGCGAAGTATTCGCAAGCGCGCGATATTTTACGAAAACTCTCCGAAAAACATGAGATTCCCTTGGTTGAAACACAGGCGGGTAAAGCTACAATTGAATCTGATTTTCCTAACAATCTAGGCGGTCTTGGGGTTACAGGAACGATGGCAGCGAACATAGCGGCCCGCAATGCTGATTTAATCATTGGTATTGGCACGAGATATACCGATTTCGCGACCTCTTCTAAAACGGCGTTTCATCCGAAGGCTCAGTTTTTAAATATCAATGTGAGCCGGATGCAGGCGTACAAATTAGATGCTTTCCAAGTCGTAGCTGACGCTAAAGCCGCTTTAGAGCAGCTGGAACCATTGTTAGAAGGGTACAAGTCGACTTTTGGAAGCGACATTAGCGCATTAAAAGACGAGTGGGCGAAAGAACGGGCGCGTTTAAGCAAAGTAGCCTTTAAACGTGAGGACTTTGTCCCTGAAGTCAAAGAGCATTTCGCTCAAGACGTATTAAATGAATATGCAGATGCGCTCGACACTGACTTTGCCCAAACGACGGCATTAATCACAGTAAACGAGACCATTGATTCAGACAGCATTATTGTCACTGCTTCTGGTTCATTACCTGGCGACGTGCAACGCATTTGGAACCCAACAGTTGCAAATACGTACAACGTAGAATACGGGTATTCATGTATGGGTTACGAAATATCGGGTGCTCTAGGTGCGAAGTTGGCTGAGCCTCATAAAGAAGTGTACGCCCTTGCAGGAGATGGCAGCTTTTTAATGCTTCATTCCGAATTCATTACAGCGATTCAATACAATCAAAAAATCAATATACTGCTTTTCGATAATGCTGGCTTTGGCTGCATTAATAACTTGCAAATGGGTAATGGCGGTGGAACGTATTGCACGGAATTTAGAACCCATGACAATCAAGTGTTAAATATTGATTATGCTAAGGTCGCTGAAGGGTACGGCGCGAAAGTTTATCGTGCCAATACGGTCGAAGATTTAAAAGCCGCTTTGACAGATGCAAAAAAACAAACGCGTTCGACATTGATTGAAATGAAGGTTCTTCCGAAAACGATGACTGAAGGATATGAGAGCTGGTGGAATGTCGGGATTGCCGAAGTGTCAGAAAAAGAAGCGATTCAACAAGCTCATAAAAACATTGAAGAAATGAGGAAACAGGCGAAGCAGTATTAAAATCGCTTAGTGAAACAGAGAGGTGAATCGGGATGACAACTTCAGTCACAAAACTAGTCTCCATGCGAGATATGCTACTGAATGCGAAAGAAGAAAAATACGCAGTAGGGCAATTTAATATCAACAGTTTTCAATGGGCTGAGGCGATTCTTGAAGCAGCTGAAGAGGAGCGGTCTCCTGTCATTGTGGCATCGTCAGATCGTCTCGTCGACTATTTAGGCGGTTTTAAAACAATTGCAACGATGGTTGATCGAATTGTCGAGCAAAAGAACATCTCAGTCCCAGTTGCTTTACATTTAGATCATGGACAGAGTGTAGCGCGGTGTAAAGAGGCGATTGATGCTGGGTATACATCTGTCATGATTGATGGATCTCATAGCCCCATTAATGACAACATTGCGATGACAAAAGAAGTTGTGGATTATGCCAAGCGTTATCACGTATCAGTGGAAGCTGAGGTTGGAACTGTTGGTGGCAATGAAGATGGACTGATTGGCGGAATTATGTATGCAGATCCGCACGAATGTTTACGAATTGTTCAAGAAGCGCACATTGATGCCCTTGCTGCTGCTCTCGGATCAGTACATGGACCGTATCAAGGTGAGCCGAAGTTAGGCTTTACAGAAATGAAGGAAATCGCTGATATGACTGATGTGCCGCTTGTGCTCCACGGAGGTTCGGGTATTCCTCCTCAGCAAATTCAACAAGCCATAGCGCTTGGACATGCAAAGATTAATGTGAATACGGAATGCTTGCAAGCGTGGACAAATGCGGTACGCCAAGTACTTGAAAACGACCACGACGTTTATGATGCCCGTACCATCCTTACACCAGGAAAAGCGGCTGTAAAAGACACTGTGAAGGCAAAAATAAGAGAATTTTGCTCCAGCAATAAAGCATAAAGGTAATGGGTGTCTACAAGGTTAGCCTGTTGACAAACGCTTTCATCCGTTGTTGCTTGCGTCACTCTAAAATTAATAAAAAACATCCATTTTGATAAAAGATAATCAAAATGGATGCTTCTTTAGCATTTTTCATTTTGGTTTTTATAGAAAAGTTTGATCATTTTTTATTTTTACTGCGTAACTCCATAAAAGTGCCTGATTGTTGAAGACCGTTCCAACATTATTGCCAAGGAAAAAAGGCACACCGTTGTTCAATAAGATTAAAAAGAGATTTAGTTACCAATTCTATTTATTTGAACTAATATAAAACTGCTAAGTTGATTTTTTAGCTCAGCTATTTAATGAATTCATTAATTGGAAGAAGTACTCAGGTTTATGAGTCTTATTTAGGTTATACCATGAATGTAATGTGTCGGGTGCAAATACATCTAATTTTTCAGTACTTCTATCGTAAATTCTAGAGGTGCTACTCCTGATGCAGTAATCAGATTCTCATCAGATACTGCAGGTCTCATCTCATGAAATTGTTCTCCTTTATAATGAGGACAGACCATTTTAATATACTCTAAGTCATTGCTTGTGTGTTTTCTAGAATCTAAGTATCCCATATTCGCAAGGGCCTCAGTTGCACCACAAATTGCAGCAACAATAGTACCAAGCTTTAAAGCTTCGTCAATTCTTTTTAAGATAGGTTGATGAATATCTTCTCTCCAAGTAGTCCCTCCAGGTAAGACTAAAAGATCGTTGCTCTCAAGTGTACATTCGTCAACAGAAATATCTGGTAGTATGCTCAGCCCTCCCATCGTAGTAATCATTTCTTTATTCGTTCCTACTGTCACTACTTCTAAAGGGGGTAAACTTTTTTTGAAATATCTTCCGGAATTTAGTTCAGCAATTAAATATCCATATTCCCAGTCTGACATTGTATTAAATACATAAAGATAAACTTTTTTTGTTTGCATTCAATAACGCTCCAATCACAATTAATATAGCCTATTATAATATAACTTCCCTGACAGATAACGTCAGGGAAGTGATCATACTTGATGAAATTTTATTAATTCCGACAGAACTTCAATAAGTCTTTGCTTAAGACTTATTGGCTCAATAATTTGAATAGATTTACCGTACGGCAAAAGTAGATGAGGTACATATGTATGTAGCATATCTTTTTCGAGAAGAAATACTGCTTGAGTTGAGGTCCGTTCTTGTAAATAATGTCCCAAAAACCAATGTTGGCAAACATCATCCAACGCCCTTTTGTTTCCATTTATAACCAAAGGGATAATTCCTTCCTTACCTTCTATAGTTGGAAGGAGATTGTCCATAAAAAAGTCACGTGCTGAAAAATTTTCTGGTCGGTTAAACTTATTTTCCGTTAGCATTAAGCTTTCAATTCGATCTACTCTAAAGCTACGGATATCATTCCTAAGGTGACAAAATCCAATCACATACCACTTATTATTCCAATAAATAATTCTATAAGGATCAACCAATCTAAATGTTGATTGTTCTTCTTCGCCACATTTAAGGTATAGAATTTTTACAGAGTATCCGTCAGCTACTGCCTGCTCCACCTCCTTCAAGGAAGGCTCCAGTGAGATGGAGCTTAATCGACTTATTACTTCAAGACTGGTAAAACGTTGGTTTATCTTTGTTTCCTGTTCTTGATTTGAATATCTGCTTAGCTTTGATATTGCCTTATTTAGTGCTTCACCTCCATAATATCCGGCTTCTTCTGCAAAAACAGCAGCGTGAAATAGTGAGGTTTGTTCCTCAAAATCAAAAAAAAGAGGAGCGTCAATAAAATTGTTTAATAAAGTGTATCCACCGTTATGGCCTGTTTCTGAAACTATAGGTACTCCACTTGTTGAAAGTGTATCAATATAACGATACACAGTCCTTATATTCATTTCTAACCTTTCTGAAATTTGTTTTGCAGTAATTTTTTTACTTGAATTAAGCATCCATAGAATGGCTAGTATATTGTCAATTTTAGGCATATAAATCCACCTCCAGGTGAGAACGAAAAACTTCAGTAATATCCCGTTTCAGAGCGTCGACTGTTGTAAACTGATTCATAGGAAGACCTTCTTTCTTTGAATTGGTGTTGTGGTAACTTCATTCTACAAGAAAAGGTCTTCCTTTTTGTCATTTACACAAGATATTTTACGCTCTCCTAAAATAACGATGTATATCACCTGTGAAAGAGAGGGCTTTACATGATTAAAAGGGTAGAGCATGTTGCGATTATGGCAACCGATATGGAAGAGTCAATTGCTTTTTATGAGAATTTACTAGGCTTTCAGACGCGGATTAAGGTGAACCGTGGGGATAAAGAGATCGTTTTTTTAACACACGACGGTCTTCCAGGTTTTGAAATCGAGCTTATCCGTGATGTGCAGCAAGAAATTAAATACTCAGCTGATGGTTTAGTCAATCATGTCGCTTTTGTTGTAGATGATGTGGAGCAGGTGATGAAAAAGCTTCAACAAGAAGGGATTCGCTTTCACGCGAAGCATCCGAAAGAAGGCATTGGCCGAAAAACGATTCGTTTTCAAGGACCGAATGGAGAAACGTTGCAATTCGTAGGGGAAAGACACTCGAGTCAAGAGTAAACGGAGCCAACAGTTGGTGATGTGATGGAGGTTTGTTGAGTATCGACAGGACAGGTCACTGCAATCACGTAGGTTTTGCTGCGCTGACGATTCTGCGAAAATGATGTTGAACATTTGAAAAAAGCATTGACTGAAAACGCTTTACATATTAATATTAGATGTGCAAATGATCAAAAGTTAACCAAAAGATAACAACACGTTCATAATTTTAGTCACATGACGTCAAATAATCTCCGAGTCATCAGAGGACTGTTTGTGAAAGCGTTTTTGTACAGCTTCAGAGAGGGAGGAAGTAGATGGGAAATATTCGCGTAGGGATCGTTGGGTTAGGTAGACTTGGACGAATTCATGCTGAAAATATTGCGAACCATGTTCCGGGGTCTGTCTTGCAAGCGAGTTGCAGCATTAACCCAGAAGACTTGGCTTTTGCTAAAGAGTCATTTAATGTGTCTGAAACATATCGGACGTTTGAAGAGATGATCGAGAGCCCTAATCTTGACGCTGTTTGTATCGTTTCTCCTTCCGATTTTCATCCAGAACATATTCGTCAAGCCATGGACAAGGGGTTACATGTATTTTGTGAAAAGCCGATTGGGTTAGATGTTGCTGACATTAAACAGACGATCGATGTGATTAAAGCGCACCCGAGTCAGATTTTTCAACTTGGTTTTATGAGACGTTACGATGAGTCTTATCAATACGCGAAAAAAATGGTGGATGAAGGTCAGCTCGGGGAATTAACGGTCATTCGTTGTTACGGCATTGACCCAAGCTCAGGGTTAGAACAGTTCGTTAAGTTTGCAGGGGCAAGTAAAAGTGGTGGTTTATTTGCCGACATGTCTATTCACGACATAGATTTAGTGCGTTGGTTTACGAAAAAAGAAGTCAGTCGAGTATGGGCGATGGGAAAAAATGCGGCCTACCCGGCGTTGGATCAAGTGAACGAGCTGGAAACTGGAGCAGCGATGATGCAGTTAACAGATCAAACGATGGCCATTTTAGTTGCAGGTAGGAATGCTATTCACGGATATCATGTGGAAACAGAGCTGATCGGAACGAAAGGCATGCTGCGAGTCGCTGCGCAGCCTGAAAAGAACTTAGTCACCGTTTTTGATGAGCATGGGGCGGTGCGACCGATGTCTGAACATTTTTCTGAGCGCTTCAAGGAAGCTTTTATCAATGAAATGAAGGAATTTATTGCTTGTATTAAAGAATGCCGCCAGCCGGAAGTGTCGGCATTTGACGGTCTACAGAGCACACGGGTGGCCATTGCTTGTCAAAAGTCTGTTGAAACAAGTCAAATCATTGACGTTCAATATGAGTTACACCATAGCTAATCACGTGAAGCGACGTAGAGATTGAGATCGTTTGGAGGGTTACTGTATGGGATTAGAAGGTAAGATAAAATTTGGCTGCGCCCCGATCGCTTGGACGAATGACGATATGCCGGAATTAGGCAGCGAAAATTCATTTGAACAGTGCATTAGCGAAATGGCTTTGGCTGGATATACAGGGACGGAAATTGGCAATAAGTACCCGAGAGATCCAGAAGTGTTAAAAAGATATTTACAGCCGCGAAACCTTGAAGTAGCGAGTGCATGGTTTAGCGCGTTTTTAACGACAAAACCATTTGCCGAGACAAAAGAAGCCTTTATCGCCCATCGTGATTTTTTAGCGGCAATGGGTGCTAAGGTCATTGTCGTTTCAGAACAAGGACATAGCATTCAAGGACAAATGGAGACACCGTTGTTTCAAAAAAAGCCAGTATTCACTGATGAAGAATGGAAGCGGTTAACAGAAGGGCTTGAGGCTTTAGGTGATTTAGCTGCTGAAAGAGGAATGGCGATCGTGTATCACCATCATATGGGAACAGGTGTGCAAACGACAGCGGAAATTGAGCGTCTTATGGAAAATACCAATCCTGAAAAAGTGTCTTTATTGTTTGATACAGGTCATCTTGTGTTTTCTGGTGAGGATCCACTGGATGTTTTCCAAAAGTATCATTCCCGGATTAAACATATTCATTTTAAAGATATCCGCTCAACGATTGCTCAAGATGTTAAGGAAAAGAGAATCAGCTTTTTAAACGCTGTTAAAAAAGGAGCGTTTACTGTACCGGGGGATGGAGTTATTCATTTTGAGCCAATTTTGCAAGCGATTAAAGAAAGCGGTTATGAGGGATGGATCGTTGTTGAGGCTGAACAAGACCCCGCGCAGGCGAATCCCTTTGAATATGCATTAAAAGCAAGGCTGTACATCAAGCAAATTTTAAGCAGCATGCGAACGGCATCCAAATAAACGCACAGGCTGTTTCACGGTGCACCATAGAAGATTAAACGCTCTAAACGAAGGGGGAAGCGGCCTTGGATATGTTTTCGATCCTTATTTTTATCGTAATTGTAGGAACGATTGGTATTTTTGCT
This genomic window contains:
- the iolC gene encoding 5-dehydro-2-deoxygluconokinase produces the protein MKVEFKEDREYDLIAIGRACIDLNAVEYNRPMEETMNFKKYVGGSPANIAIGSSKLGLKAGFIGKLADDQHGRYIEQYMREVGVDTSNMPIDKEGHKTGLTFTEIKSPEECSILMYRDEVADLYLQPTEVDEAYIKQAKVLLVSGTGLAMSPSREAVLKAIQLAKKNEVKVIFELDYRPYTWVSPEETSVYYSLVAEQADVVVGTRDEFDVLENVKDGNNDKTVTQLFQHSPELIVIKHGVDGSYAYVNTGETFRGHAYKTQVLKTFGAGDSYASAFIYALINGQDIETALKYGSASAAIVVSKHSSSDAMPTVAEIEQLISERS
- the iolD gene encoding 3D-(3,5/4)-trihydroxycyclohexane-1,2-dione acylhydrolase (decyclizing), which translates into the protein MGTVRLTTSQALVRFLNQQYIHVDGEEFPFVAGVFNIFGHGNVLGVGQALEQDAGHLKVIQGKNEQGMAHAAIAYSKQMLRQRIYAVTTSIGPGAANLAAAAGTALANHIPVLFLPGDTFATRQPDPVLQQVEQEYSAAVTTNDALKPLSRYWDRITRPEQLMSSLLRAFEVMTDPAKAGPATICLSQDVEGEAYDYDESFFQKRVHYLDRKAPVQRELTGAAERIRESKKPVIVVGGGAKYSQARDILRKLSEKHEIPLVETQAGKATIESDFPNNLGGLGVTGTMAANIAARNADLIIGIGTRYTDFATSSKTAFHPKAQFLNINVSRMQAYKLDAFQVVADAKAALEQLEPLLEGYKSTFGSDISALKDEWAKERARLSKVAFKREDFVPEVKEHFAQDVLNEYADALDTDFAQTTALITVNETIDSDSIIVTASGSLPGDVQRIWNPTVANTYNVEYGYSCMGYEISGALGAKLAEPHKEVYALAGDGSFLMLHSEFITAIQYNQKINILLFDNAGFGCINNLQMGNGGGTYCTEFRTHDNQVLNIDYAKVAEGYGAKVYRANTVEDLKAALTDAKKQTRSTLIEMKVLPKTMTEGYESWWNVGIAEVSEKEAIQQAHKNIEEMRKQAKQY
- the fba gene encoding class II fructose-1,6-bisphosphate aldolase; translated protein: MTTSVTKLVSMRDMLLNAKEEKYAVGQFNINSFQWAEAILEAAEEERSPVIVASSDRLVDYLGGFKTIATMVDRIVEQKNISVPVALHLDHGQSVARCKEAIDAGYTSVMIDGSHSPINDNIAMTKEVVDYAKRYHVSVEAEVGTVGGNEDGLIGGIMYADPHECLRIVQEAHIDALAAALGSVHGPYQGEPKLGFTEMKEIADMTDVPLVLHGGSGIPPQQIQQAIALGHAKINVNTECLQAWTNAVRQVLENDHDVYDARTILTPGKAAVKDTVKAKIREFCSSNKA
- a CDS encoding helix-turn-helix transcriptional regulator, whose product is MPKIDNILAILWMLNSSKKITAKQISERLEMNIRTVYRYIDTLSTSGVPIVSETGHNGGYTLLNNFIDAPLFFDFEEQTSLFHAAVFAEEAGYYGGEALNKAISKLSRYSNQEQETKINQRFTSLEVISRLSSISLEPSLKEVEQAVADGYSVKILYLKCGEEEQSTFRLVDPYRIIYWNNKWYVIGFCHLRNDIRSFRVDRIESLMLTENKFNRPENFSARDFFMDNLLPTIEGKEGIIPLVINGNKRALDDVCQHWFLGHYLQERTSTQAVFLLEKDMLHTYVPHLLLPYGKSIQIIEPISLKQRLIEVLSELIKFHQV
- a CDS encoding VOC family protein, giving the protein MIKRVEHVAIMATDMEESIAFYENLLGFQTRIKVNRGDKEIVFLTHDGLPGFEIELIRDVQQEIKYSADGLVNHVAFVVDDVEQVMKKLQQEGIRFHAKHPKEGIGRKTIRFQGPNGETLQFVGERHSSQE
- the iolG gene encoding inositol 2-dehydrogenase produces the protein MGNIRVGIVGLGRLGRIHAENIANHVPGSVLQASCSINPEDLAFAKESFNVSETYRTFEEMIESPNLDAVCIVSPSDFHPEHIRQAMDKGLHVFCEKPIGLDVADIKQTIDVIKAHPSQIFQLGFMRRYDESYQYAKKMVDEGQLGELTVIRCYGIDPSSGLEQFVKFAGASKSGGLFADMSIHDIDLVRWFTKKEVSRVWAMGKNAAYPALDQVNELETGAAMMQLTDQTMAILVAGRNAIHGYHVETELIGTKGMLRVAAQPEKNLVTVFDEHGAVRPMSEHFSERFKEAFINEMKEFIACIKECRQPEVSAFDGLQSTRVAIACQKSVETSQIIDVQYELHHS
- the iolE gene encoding myo-inosose-2 dehydratase, with protein sequence MGLEGKIKFGCAPIAWTNDDMPELGSENSFEQCISEMALAGYTGTEIGNKYPRDPEVLKRYLQPRNLEVASAWFSAFLTTKPFAETKEAFIAHRDFLAAMGAKVIVVSEQGHSIQGQMETPLFQKKPVFTDEEWKRLTEGLEALGDLAAERGMAIVYHHHMGTGVQTTAEIERLMENTNPEKVSLLFDTGHLVFSGEDPLDVFQKYHSRIKHIHFKDIRSTIAQDVKEKRISFLNAVKKGAFTVPGDGVIHFEPILQAIKESGYEGWIVVEAEQDPAQANPFEYALKARLYIKQILSSMRTASK